One Streptosporangium becharense genomic window, GTTGCGTGTCACGGCGACGGCCGCGTTCAACGCCCACCGCGCCCGCCGCGACCGGCTCCGCGAGATGATCATCGCTGCGGGCGGCACACCCGCCGAACCGACGGCGGTCTACCGGCTGCCGGTCACGCCGACGGGCGAGACCCAGGCGGTCGAGCTGGCCGTGCTGGTCGAGCGCGGGGTGACCGCCGCCTACCTGGAGCTGACGGCCTCCGCGGACGCCGCCGTGCGCGAGCTGGCCGCGCTGGCCATGCAGGAGTGCGTCGTCCGCGCGTACGAGCTGCGGCCGGAGATCGACGCCTTCCCCGGCATGCCCCGGGCGGCGCCCACGCCGACGCCCGCCCCCACGCCGACGTCTGCGACCACCCCGTCCTGACTCCCGCGCCGGTGCCTCCGGCGACCGCCCCGGCCCGGCGCCGTGCCCGCGTCCTCGGCGCCCACCCCGTCCCGGCGTCCTCCCCGGGCCGTGGGAGGGGTTTCCGCGCCGGCCGGGCTCGATCCGGAACCATTCCCTCACGGCGTTCGTTTTCATGACACGTCGAGTTTTCGGGAGAAGAACATGGGCTGGGGATACCGGAAGTCAATAAAGATCGGCCCCTTCCGCATCGACCTGTCTCCGCGAGGAGTCGGCCACAGCTTCGGCAACCGCCGCTTCCACGTCTCCAGAACCCCCGACGGCCGCAAGTACGTGACCGTCAACCTGCCCGGCGGCTTCCACGTGGGCAAGGCGATCGGCAGGCGTTCCCGGTACCGCGGCCACTACTGACGCGGCCCGCGCGGCCCCTGGAACGGCGAGGAGCGGCCCGTCCCCCGGAATTCACCGTCGGGGACGGGCCGCTCCCGTCATGACCTTTCCGCGTCCACGGCCGGCCGCCGCACCTTCCTACGCCCACGGCCGGCCGTCGTGCGGCCTCCCGGCGCGGCGGGTCAGGCCCGGCAGGCGGCCGTCACCCGGTCGGCGGCCTCGGCGAGCGGGATCTCCTCCTTGACGCCGGTGGCGCGGTCGCGCAGCTCGGCGACGCCCTGGGCGAGGCCGCGGCCGACGATCAGGATGGTCGGCATGCCGAGCAGCTCCGCGTCCTTGAACTTCACACCGGGGGAGACCGCGGGGCGGTCGTCGAGCAGGACGCGCAGGCCACGCGCCTGGAGCTCCTCGGCGATCCGGGTCGCGGCCTCGATCTGACCGTCCTTGCCGGTGCCCACGATGTGCACGTCGGCCGGAGCGATCTCACGGGGCCACAGCAGGCCCAGCTCGTCGTGCCGCTGCTCGGCCAGCACGGCCACCGCGCGGGAGACGCCGACCCCGTAGGAGCCCATGGTGACGCGGATCGGCTTGCCGTCGGGGCCGAGGGCGTCGAGCCGGGCGGCGTCGGCGTACTTGCGGCCGAGCTGGAAGATGTGGCCGATCTCGATGCCGCGGTCGATGGACAGGGCGGAGCCGCAGACCGGGCAGGCGTCGCCGGCGCGGACCTCGGCGGCCTCGATGGTGCCGTCGGGGACGAAGTCACGGCCCGCGACGACGTCGGCGGCGTGCTTGCCGGGCTCGTTGGCGCCGGTCACCCACGCGGTGCCGTCGACCACGCGGGGGTCGACGAGATAGCGGATGCCGAGCTCCTTGAGCACCTGGGGGCCGATGTAGCCGCGGACCAGGCCGGGGTGCCTGGCGAAGTCCTCGGCCTCGAAGATGGCGGGCTCGCCGGGCGCCAGCGACGCCTCCAGGCGCTTGAAGTCGACCTCGCGGTCTCCGGGCACGCCGACGACCAGGGTCTCGGCCTTGTCCGAACCGGGGAGGGTCACCTTGACGACGACGTTCTTGAGCGTCTGGGCCGCGGTGACGCCGAGTCCGTGGTGCTCGTTGACGTGGGCGACCAGTGTCTCGATGGTCGGGGTGTCCGGGGTGTCGAGCACCCGCATGGCGGGACGCTCGCCGGTGACCGCCTCCGGGGCGGGGGTGACGACGGCCTCGGCGTTGGCGGCGTACCCGCAGTGGTGGCAGGCCACGAAGGTGTCCTCGCCGGTGGGTGCGGGGGCCAGGAACTCCTCGGAGGCGGAGCCGCCCATCGCGCCGGAGGTGGCGAAGCAGATCTTGTAGGAGATGCCGAGCCGGTCGAAGATCCTGATGTAGGTCTCGCGGTGCCGCTCGTAGGAGCGCTTGAGCCCGTCGTCGTCGAGGTCGAAGGAGTAGGAGTCCTTCATGACGAACTCTCGACCACGCAGGATGCCCGCCCGGGGGCGGGCCTCGTCGCGGTATTTCGTCTGGATCTGGTACAGGGTGACCGGGTAATCCTTGTAAGAGGAGTACTCCCCCTTCACCATGTCGGTGAACAGTTCCTCGTGGGTCGGGCCGAGCAGGTAGTCGGCGCCCTTGCGGTCCTTGAGGCGGAAGAGCGTGTCGCCGTACTCGGTCCAGCGGCCGGTCGCCTCGTAGTACTCGCGCGGCAGCAGGGCGGGGAAGAGCACCTCCTGCCCGCCCATGCGGTCCATCTCCTCGCGGACCACGCGGGTGACGTTCTCCAGCACGGTCTTGCCGAGCGGCAGCCAGGAGTAGATCCCGGGTGCGACGCGGCGGACGTAACCGGCGCGGACGAGCAGCTTGTGGCTCGGGACTTCCGCGTCTGCCGGGTCGTCCCTCAGCGTTCGAAGAAACAACGACGACATGCGCAGCAGCACGGCTACTCCTCGCTAGCAGGGAACGATGCTCTACAGGCTATCGACTCCCGCAAGCCGATTGTCGGCCATCGGCCCCTCACAGTCCGGCGACGAACACGAAATACGAGGACGCGATGGCCAGGGCGACCAGCGCGGAACAGATGCGGCGGCGTCCGCGGCGGAGCGTGAGGATCGTGCCCAGCCCGAGCACGGACACGGTGAGGGTCCCCCACGGCCAGAATCCGGGC contains:
- a CDS encoding ferritin-like domain-containing protein — protein: MSAAGGLDTALAAEHAAVYAYGVIAARTTGRLRVTATAAFNAHRARRDRLREMIIAAGGTPAEPTAVYRLPVTPTGETQAVELAVLVERGVTAAYLELTASADAAVRELAALAMQECVVRAYELRPEIDAFPGMPRAAPTPTPAPTPTSATTPS
- a CDS encoding DUF4236 domain-containing protein; amino-acid sequence: MGWGYRKSIKIGPFRIDLSPRGVGHSFGNRRFHVSRTPDGRKYVTVNLPGGFHVGKAIGRRSRYRGHY
- a CDS encoding proline--tRNA ligase is translated as MLLRMSSLFLRTLRDDPADAEVPSHKLLVRAGYVRRVAPGIYSWLPLGKTVLENVTRVVREEMDRMGGQEVLFPALLPREYYEATGRWTEYGDTLFRLKDRKGADYLLGPTHEELFTDMVKGEYSSYKDYPVTLYQIQTKYRDEARPRAGILRGREFVMKDSYSFDLDDDGLKRSYERHRETYIRIFDRLGISYKICFATSGAMGGSASEEFLAPAPTGEDTFVACHHCGYAANAEAVVTPAPEAVTGERPAMRVLDTPDTPTIETLVAHVNEHHGLGVTAAQTLKNVVVKVTLPGSDKAETLVVGVPGDREVDFKRLEASLAPGEPAIFEAEDFARHPGLVRGYIGPQVLKELGIRYLVDPRVVDGTAWVTGANEPGKHAADVVAGRDFVPDGTIEAAEVRAGDACPVCGSALSIDRGIEIGHIFQLGRKYADAARLDALGPDGKPIRVTMGSYGVGVSRAVAVLAEQRHDELGLLWPREIAPADVHIVGTGKDGQIEAATRIAEELQARGLRVLLDDRPAVSPGVKFKDAELLGMPTILIVGRGLAQGVAELRDRATGVKEEIPLAEAADRVTAACRA